A genomic region of Streptomyces sp. R33 contains the following coding sequences:
- the cobT gene encoding nicotinate-nucleotide--dimethylbenzimidazole phosphoribosyltransferase has translation MTTLNLDDFSDLIERPDGGVRRDAEERRERLAVPAGALGRLDELAEWLAAAQGRVPVRPIERPRVVLFAADHGIAAEGVSARAAGSAHELVRSVLDGNSPVSILAGRLGAPVRIVDAGLDCEPGLLPEDVVRHRVRRGSGRIDIEDALTLEEADAALRLGVRIADEEADSGTDLVVLGDVSVGGTTVAATLVAALCGTDASVVTGRGGLPIDDLTWMRKCAAIRDALRRARPVLGDQVALLAAVGGADVAAITGFLLQCAVRRTPVILDGIVSAACGLVAQRAAFRAPDWWLAGQASGEPGQTKALDRMALNPVLDHGVTVGEGTGALLALPLVQAAAALAADLPERVAQEPAEPEEPKD, from the coding sequence ATGACCACGCTGAATCTCGACGACTTCTCCGATCTGATCGAGCGCCCCGACGGGGGCGTCCGGCGTGACGCCGAGGAACGCCGTGAGCGGCTGGCCGTGCCGGCCGGGGCGCTGGGGCGGCTCGACGAGCTCGCCGAGTGGCTCGCCGCCGCGCAGGGGCGGGTGCCCGTCCGCCCGATCGAACGGCCCCGCGTCGTGCTGTTCGCCGCCGACCACGGGATCGCCGCCGAGGGGGTGTCCGCCCGCGCCGCCGGCAGTGCGCACGAGCTGGTGCGCTCCGTGCTCGACGGGAACAGCCCCGTCTCGATCCTCGCCGGGCGCCTCGGCGCCCCCGTACGGATCGTGGACGCCGGCCTGGACTGCGAGCCCGGGCTGCTGCCCGAGGACGTGGTCCGCCACCGCGTACGCCGCGGCAGCGGGCGGATCGACATCGAGGACGCGCTCACCCTCGAGGAGGCCGACGCGGCCCTGCGGCTCGGGGTGCGGATCGCCGACGAGGAGGCCGACTCGGGCACCGACCTCGTGGTCCTCGGGGACGTGAGCGTCGGCGGGACCACGGTCGCGGCGACGCTCGTCGCCGCCCTGTGCGGAACCGACGCCTCTGTGGTCACCGGCCGCGGGGGACTGCCCATCGACGACCTGACGTGGATGCGCAAGTGCGCGGCGATCCGCGACGCGCTGCGCCGGGCCCGCCCGGTCCTCGGCGACCAGGTGGCCCTGCTCGCGGCGGTCGGCGGCGCCGACGTGGCCGCGATCACCGGGTTCCTGCTGCAGTGCGCGGTCCGTCGTACGCCGGTCATCCTGGACGGCATCGTCTCGGCGGCCTGCGGTCTGGTGGCCCAGCGCGCCGCGTTCCGGGCCCCCGACTGGTGGCTGGCCGGGCAGGCCAGCGGCGAGCCGGGCCAGACGAAGGCCCTGGACCGGATGGCACTCAACCCGGTGCTCGACCACGGCGTCACAGTGGGAGAGGGAACCGGGGCATTGCTAGCTCTCCCCCTGGTCCAGGCGGCCGCCGCGCTCGCGGCGGACCTCCCGGAGCGGGTGGCGCAGGAGCCTGCGGAGCCTGAGGAGCCGAAGGACTGA
- a CDS encoding bifunctional adenosylcobinamide kinase/adenosylcobinamide-phosphate guanylyltransferase produces MELTLLGTGTPEGLPRPGCPCAACAVSVGPRSRAATSLLVDGALLLDLTPGAVFAGARAGHSLAGVRQVLLTHPHDGPPVELPPGLPAAGRVPDGRELAVISGHRVRAVPMDAPGTGYEVTGPDGSRLLYLPPGGAPAGWGSPRTESGGGAAGQRPYDTVLADVLGRPEALVRLRASGAAGPTTDVIAVHLDHDTPPGRELERRCAAAGARAVPDGTTVTVGEYHAVPDLPRRTLVLGGARSGKSFEAERRLAGFPEVVYVATGGTRDGDAEWAARIGLHRDRRPGSWRTVETCELVPLLVEGGPPLLIDCLALWLTDAMDRAGAWDDAVWAGRGQKELRERVAELVAAVRATRRTVVAVSNEVGSGVVPATASGRRFRDELGRLNSLVAAECEHVLMVVAGQAVVLKD; encoded by the coding sequence GTGGAACTCACTCTGCTCGGCACCGGCACACCCGAAGGACTGCCCCGCCCCGGCTGTCCCTGCGCGGCCTGCGCGGTCTCCGTCGGCCCCCGGTCGCGCGCCGCGACGTCCCTCCTCGTCGACGGGGCGCTGCTGCTCGACCTGACCCCCGGGGCGGTCTTCGCCGGCGCCCGCGCGGGGCATTCGCTGGCCGGCGTACGGCAGGTCCTGCTCACCCATCCGCACGACGGGCCGCCGGTCGAGCTGCCGCCGGGGCTGCCGGCCGCCGGGCGGGTGCCGGACGGGCGGGAGCTCGCGGTGATCAGCGGGCACCGCGTGCGGGCGGTGCCGATGGACGCGCCGGGCACCGGGTACGAGGTGACCGGGCCGGACGGCAGCCGGCTCCTGTACCTCCCGCCCGGCGGGGCGCCGGCCGGCTGGGGGTCCCCCCGGACGGAGTCTGGGGGAGGCGCCGCCGGGCAGCGTCCGTACGACACGGTCCTCGCGGACGTGCTGGGCCGGCCGGAGGCGCTGGTGCGGCTGCGGGCGAGCGGCGCCGCCGGGCCGACCACCGACGTGATCGCCGTGCACCTGGACCACGACACCCCGCCGGGCCGGGAACTGGAGCGCCGGTGCGCCGCGGCCGGCGCGCGGGCGGTGCCGGACGGGACGACGGTGACGGTGGGCGAGTACCACGCGGTGCCGGACCTGCCGCGCCGGACGCTGGTGCTCGGCGGGGCCCGCTCGGGGAAGTCCTTCGAGGCGGAGCGGCGGCTGGCGGGCTTCCCGGAGGTGGTCTACGTGGCCACCGGCGGAACCCGGGACGGCGATGCGGAATGGGCGGCGCGGATCGGCCTGCACCGGGACCGGCGGCCGGGGAGCTGGCGCACGGTGGAGACGTGCGAGCTGGTGCCGCTGCTGGTGGAGGGAGGGCCGCCGTTGCTGATCGACTGTCTGGCGCTGTGGCTGACCGACGCGATGGACCGGGCGGGGGCCTGGGACGACGCCGTGTGGGCGGGGCGGGGCCAGAAGGAGCTGCGGGAGCGGGTGGCGGAGCTGGTGGCGGCCGTGCGGGCCACCCGCCGCACGGTGGTGGCCGTCAGCAACGAGGTGGGCTCGGGCGTCGTTCCGGCAACCGCTTCCGGCCGGCGTTTCCGCGACGAACTGGGGCGCCTGAACAGCCTGGTGGCCGCCGAGTGCGAGCACGTCCTGATGGTGGTCGCCGGGCAGGCGGTGGTCCTGAAGGACTGA
- a CDS encoding bifunctional 2-polyprenyl-6-hydroxyphenol methylase/3-demethylubiquinol 3-O-methyltransferase UbiG produces the protein MGGLRNAVRQELVGRQVDEQIAHRFPVGQRLRVLDVGMGQGTQALRLARAGHKVTGLEQDPAMLAVAQEALAAEPAGIRDRVRLMEGDGRETGAHFLPGSFDVVLCHGVLMYVPEPDAMLAGLARMLAPGGLLSLLVRNGDALAMRPGLDADWPAALAAFDTIDYTNRLGLEVRADRLAGLTATLSGIGAPLQAWYGVRVFTDGTEAGEELPPDEELEQLLAAEDRAGRTDPYRGVAALLHLCGVRG, from the coding sequence TTGGGCGGACTGCGCAACGCCGTCCGCCAGGAGCTCGTGGGCCGGCAGGTCGACGAACAGATCGCGCACCGCTTCCCGGTCGGGCAGCGGCTGCGCGTCCTGGACGTCGGCATGGGCCAGGGCACCCAGGCGCTGCGTCTCGCCCGCGCCGGGCACAAGGTCACCGGACTGGAGCAGGACCCCGCCATGCTCGCCGTCGCCCAGGAGGCGCTCGCGGCCGAGCCCGCCGGGATCCGGGACCGGGTCCGGCTCATGGAGGGCGACGGCCGCGAGACCGGCGCGCACTTCCTGCCGGGCAGCTTCGACGTGGTGCTGTGCCACGGCGTTCTGATGTACGTGCCCGAGCCGGACGCGATGCTCGCCGGGCTGGCCCGGATGCTGGCACCCGGCGGACTGCTGTCCCTGCTGGTGCGCAACGGCGACGCCCTCGCGATGCGGCCCGGGCTGGACGCCGACTGGCCGGCCGCTCTGGCCGCCTTCGACACCATCGACTACACGAACCGGCTGGGCCTGGAGGTACGGGCCGACCGGCTGGCCGGGCTCACCGCCACCCTGTCCGGGATCGGCGCACCGCTGCAGGCCTGGTACGGCGTACGCGTCTTCACCGACGGGACCGAGGCCGGCGAGGAACTTCCCCCGGACGAGGAGCTGGAGCAGCTGCTGGCCGCCGAGGACCGCGCCGGACGGACCGACCCGTACCGCGGTGTCGCGGCGCTGCTGCACCTGTGCGGCGTACGGGGCTGA
- a CDS encoding DUF3043 domain-containing protein — MGFVFGSRSSKEEKAAATDKVTADLSQPRDPQAPKGRPTPKRAVAQSQRKAVVASTGNRKEDAKRARERRRVEMTKQREALASGDERYLPARDKGPVRRFVRDFVDSRFSVAEMFLPLAVIILVLSMVRVPSIQNIALMLWLAVIALIIVDSVGMGFRLRKALAARFPDEPRRGAVAYGLMRTLQMRRLRLPKPQVKRGERP; from the coding sequence TTGGGTTTTGTGTTTGGTAGCCGTTCCTCCAAGGAAGAGAAGGCCGCAGCCACCGACAAGGTGACCGCCGACCTCTCGCAGCCCCGTGACCCGCAGGCCCCGAAGGGCCGCCCGACGCCGAAGCGTGCTGTGGCCCAGTCGCAGCGCAAGGCCGTGGTGGCCTCGACCGGCAACCGCAAGGAGGACGCCAAGCGTGCGCGTGAGCGCCGCCGGGTGGAGATGACCAAGCAGCGCGAGGCGCTGGCCAGTGGCGACGAGCGCTATCTGCCCGCCCGCGACAAGGGCCCCGTCCGCCGGTTCGTCCGCGACTTCGTGGACTCCCGCTTCTCCGTCGCCGAGATGTTCCTGCCGCTGGCAGTGATCATCCTGGTGCTCAGCATGGTGCGGGTGCCGTCGATCCAGAACATCGCCCTCATGCTGTGGCTGGCCGTGATCGCCCTGATCATCGTCGACTCCGTCGGCATGGGCTTCCGCCTGCGCAAGGCCCTCGCCGCGCGCTTCCCCGACGAGCCGCGCCGCGGCGCCGTCGCGTACGGCCTGATGCGCACCCTGCAGATGCGCCGACTGCGCCTGCCGAAGCCGCAGGTCAAGCGCGGGGAACGGCCCTGA
- a CDS encoding PspA/IM30 family protein, whose amino-acid sequence MSGVMKRMGMIFRAKANKALDRAEDPRETLDYSYQKQLELLQKVRRGVADVATSRKRLELQLNQLQGQSAKLEDQGRKALALGREDLAREALSRRASLQQQVSDLEVQHQTLQGEEEKLTLAAQRLQAKVDAFRTKKETIKATYTAAQAQTRIAESFSGISEEMSDVGLAIQRAEDKTAQLQARAGAIDELLASGALDDQSGLGSKDDIQAELDRLSGGTDVELELQRMKAELAGGPSAQQQAIEGGAPGSAQQPQAQHRFDKQ is encoded by the coding sequence ATGAGCGGTGTCATGAAGCGTATGGGGATGATCTTCCGCGCGAAGGCGAACAAGGCCCTGGACCGGGCCGAGGACCCGCGCGAGACCCTCGACTACTCGTACCAGAAGCAGCTGGAGCTGCTTCAGAAGGTGCGCCGCGGCGTCGCCGACGTGGCGACCTCCCGCAAGCGCCTGGAGCTGCAGCTGAACCAGCTGCAGGGCCAGTCCGCCAAGCTCGAGGACCAGGGCCGCAAGGCCCTCGCCCTGGGCCGCGAGGACCTGGCGCGCGAGGCGCTGTCCCGGCGGGCCTCGCTGCAGCAGCAGGTCAGCGACCTGGAGGTGCAGCACCAGACCCTGCAGGGCGAGGAGGAGAAGCTGACCCTCGCCGCGCAGCGCCTGCAGGCCAAGGTGGATGCCTTCCGTACGAAGAAGGAGACCATCAAGGCCACGTACACGGCGGCGCAGGCGCAGACCCGGATCGCGGAGTCCTTCTCCGGCATCTCCGAGGAGATGAGCGACGTCGGCCTGGCCATCCAGCGGGCCGAGGACAAGACCGCCCAGCTGCAGGCCCGCGCCGGCGCGATCGACGAGCTGCTGGCCTCCGGCGCCCTCGACGACCAGAGCGGCCTCGGCTCCAAGGACGACATCCAGGCCGAGCTGGACCGCCTCTCCGGCGGTACGGACGTGGAGCTGGAGCTCCAGCGGATGAAGGCCGAGCTGGCGGGCGGCCCGTCGGCGCAGCAGCAGGCCATCGAGGGCGGTGCCCCGGGCAGCGCCCAGCAGCCGCAGGCCCAGCACCGGTTCGACAAGCAGTAG